CATGCTCATTTCCTCTCTGATGAATGATGGGTAAAAACCATACTCCCGCAAGATGCAAAAGAAAAGCATACGCTGCGGCAAATTCGCATAACACTATATAATAACTATATATTTAAACTATCCAGGCGTTTTGCCCAACGCTCTTTACCTGCGCCCCACCTGCGGATATGTTCTTTGCCCAAACCCATAAAGGATGCAGACATGGCGCACAGCAAGACACTTCGTATCGTTCTGGCCACGCAAAATGCGGGCAAGGTTCGCGAACTGGCCGACCCTCTGACCGAATTCGGCGTGGAAGTTCTGGGGCTTTCGTCCTTTCCTGAAATCGGCGACATCGAAGAAACCGGCACCACATTTGAAGAAAATGCTCTCATCAAAGCCCGGGCCGTGGCGGCCCTGACCGGCCTTGTGAGTGTTGCCGATGATTCCGGCCTGGAAGTGGACGCCCTGAACGGCGCACCGGGCGTGTACTCCGCCCGCTATTCCGATGACTGGGAGAGCCTGCCCGGCGAAAGCCGCGATGCCCGCAACATCCGCAAGCTGCTGCACTCAATGGCCGCAGTGCCCGCTGACAAACGCGCCTGCCGCTTTGTCAGCTGCATGGCCGCCGCCAAGCCCAATGGCGATGAAATGGTTGTGCGCGGCACATGGGAAGGCACCCTGCTGGAAAGCCCGCACGGAGACAACGGCTTTGGCTACGACCCTATTTTTTTTGATCCATCGGCGCGCAAATCCGCCGCAGAACTGACGCGGGACGAAAAAAACGCCCGCAGCCACCGGGGCAATGCCCTGCGCGCCCTGCTGGCCCGCTGGGCCGAATTTATGCACTAAGGCGTGGCACGCACCAATGATGCGGACGGGACAAACCGCCCGCAAATGTCGCATGGCTACAAAATTAAAAAAACAGGAGCAGGCGGGGCAACCCGCCTCTTCTTTTTTGCCCCGGCTGCAAGGCCAGCGGGCTGCACCCTCCTGCCTAGACGCAGCCCCCCCCCGAGTTCCGGGGAACCAGCCCGTCATTTTTATGCCAGCCAGGTCAGCCGCCAACCATACCTGCCCATTCTTCACGCGCCGCCAGTCTCTAAACTTTTTCACCCTTGCTCCGTTAAAATAACTGAGGCGCAAGACCTTCGGCAATTTTGCATGGAGGCAAAAACTGCCTTTTCGGCAGCCCGGAGCAAAACGAATGCTCCGCATGCGCAGGCGGAAAAATACGACCAAGACGGGCATTCACGCTATCTGCTGATTTTTTTCAGCATTTCCGGCATTGCATACTCCCGCCCCGCCGTATCCACCAGTTTGCACGTATTTTGCAAATTTTTGAGTGTCCGTCATGTCTCCGGCATGTATTGCCGCCAACAACGTGCATGACGGCTGGCGGTTCCCCGAGGTTTGCGCATGCCCGCACCGGGAACGGCACATCTTTCTTGTGAGGCACCCATGGCCAGTACCATATCCGGCTCCAACGCCATATCCAACCTCAGTGGTTCGGATACTGACTTTGATACGGTTCTCGCGAACCTCAAGAAAGTTGAGTCCACGCAACTCAATCGTCTTACTGCGTGGAAAAGCGACTGGAAACTTCGCTATGATGCTTTTGACAAAGTTATTGAGCAGGTCAGCACCGCCAGCAATGTGCTCGCAACCCTCGCCAACAAAAACAGCTTTGTTACCAAGAACGTAACCAGCAGCAACAGCAATATTATTTCTGCTGTTGCCAGCGCCTCCGCGGACGACGTTCAGCACACCATCAATGTCAGCCAGGTGGCGAGCAACGCCATATGGGCCAACACCGGGCATGTCTTTTCCAGCAAGACGGACATCATCAACACATCCGGCACATCGCAGACATTTTCATACCGCTATGCCGGCAAGGAATACAGCATGGCCGTTCCGGCCAATACCACGCTCGATTCCTTTGTGAGTATGGTCAACAATTCTTCCGACAACCCCGGCATCAAGGTCAGCATTGTTCAGGCCAGCTCCGGCTATGTTTTTCAGGTTGCGGGCAAGAGCACCGGCGCGGCCAACGACCTGGTCATTCACAGTTCCGGCCTTGTGGGCATGAGCGCATCTGGCGCATCCTCCACATGGTCTACCAACAATGTGCTGGACATGGGCAGCACGCTCACCAACCCCACAAAATATGCCTACGACCTCATCATGGAGGACGGCAACACATTTTCGGTCAAAATCAACGGCGACAAGACCAACCAGGATCTTGCAACCGCCATTAATGCGCAGGTGGGGCGCAGCATCGCCAGCATTGACGGCTCCGGCAATCTGCAACTTGCTGACGTCAAGGCCATGTATCGGCGCGACACCAGTACGCAGACATCGTTCAGCACCCCGGTCACAAAATTTTCCATGGGCTCAACGCCCACAACAACCAAGCTTACGGGTGCCCTGACTGTTGATCTGAACATCAACGATGGCGTCACCACTGGCACACGCACCCTGACCATTGCTGCCGGCACCACCATGAAGGATGCCGCATTGCAGATCGCCCAGGCTTCCGGCGCCAGTTCGGCTGAAATGACCTACAACAACGCCACTGGCGGTTGGGAGCTGAACCTCTCCAATGTGAACGGCGCAACCCTTAGCTTCGCTGACAGCGCCAGCGATTCTGGCAAGATGACTTCGACCGTCGTTGCCGACCAGACCAAGCTTGGCACCAAGGTGGTGGGCGATTCCGGTTCGCAGAGCTTTACCGCCAGCACGGCTATTACCTTTGACAGCGCCAAGCTCTCGCAAAAACTTGGCGGCACAAGCGCTGACGGCACAAAAAATTTTACCTATACCATTGTTGACAACAATGGCGGAACGCAAAGCCTGACCATCAAGCAGGACGCAACCTATCAGGATCTGCTGACCCAGCTTCAATCTTTTGGCGGCACATTAAGTGGAGATGGCAAAACCGTAACTTTTGCGAATACGGAAAAATTCTACCTGAGCGCAGGCGGCACGGGCGGCGGCATGGACGGAATCACCGTCAAGACAGACTCCACGGCCACCATCACCAACATGGCCGCAGCCAGCACACTGGAGACGCCCCCGCCCCTGACCTATACCTACACCGCCAATAACAGTTCCACGCCGCAGACATTTACAATTCCTGGCGGCTCCAAGATGGCGGACGTGATCGCCGAACTCAAGAGCAAAGGCCTGTCTGGCTCACTGGTAAGCGCGGACGGGGCAACAACCATTGACCTGCAAACAGGCACTCTGCCTACGACCGGCAGTTATTTTCTCAAGCTCGACAATATTGATTCCCTCAGCGGGCCGGGCATTACCGGTCAGGTGACATCGTCCTCCAACTGGAATATCCGCGGTGCGGCCAACGCCAAATTTACGGTGGACAACTGGCCCCTGACCATGGAATCCGACACCAACAGCGTGAGCAACGTGATCGAGGGCGTGGTCTTTACCATTCAGGACAAAGGCAGCGCATCCATTACGGTCAATACAGACATCACCTCGGTGGAAAAATCCATTCAGACGTTTCTTGATTCCGTCAACTCTGTCTTGATGACCATCAATGATTACACAAAATTTGATCCGAACAAGGACGTCACCACCAACGATCCCAAGAATAAGACCAGCAGCAACTATAGCACCTCGCAACTGACTACTGAAAAAGGCGGCCTGTTGCAGGGCAACTACGGCGTGCAACTGTTCAAATCGCGCTTCACTTCGTTGATCAACAGCGCGCCCCCTGGTTTTGCCAGCCGGACGTCTGCCTCTGATGTGCTGTCGGGCGATGTGCTTGCCAACCTCGCCAACATGGGCATCAAGGTTGAAACCGACCAGTCGAGTTCCAACTATGGGCTTTTGGTAATTGCGCCTTCGTCCGGCATTGCTGAATTGCAGCAGATGGACAAGAGCAATTATGAAAAAATGATCAACAGCAACCTTTCGGATGTTGTGGATTTTTTCTGCTCCAGCGGCACCGGCACGACTACCAGTTCTGATTTTCGCTACGGCAGCCACATTGCGGGCATTACCAAGGGTGGTTCGTATGATGTGAACTACTCGGTTGACGCTGGCGGCAATATTACCAATGTCACGGTTGGCGGCGTGGCCGCAACGCGCGACACGAGCCAGCCGGGCTATTACTACAGCGTTGCTTCAGGTGATGCGCGGGGTCTCTCGCTCCAGATAGACAACCTCACCCCCGGCGATCACTCGGGCCAGATACGCATCAAGGAAGGGCTGATTCAGACGGTCAGCACATTCCTCAAGGGTGAACTAACCTATACGGACGTCAACGTCTCGGGCACTGGTACCGCAGAGCAGACGTCCGCAGCAATTGCGCTTAAATCGAAAAACGGCGCCTTGATGGTTCTGAAAAACAATTATCAGAGCATCATGGAAAATATCGATAAAAAGATTACCCAGGAACAGGAGCGCCTTGATACGTGGGAAGCCCGGCAAAAAAAATACTTTGCCAACCTTGAAACCCTACTTAAAAAATACAATACCCAGAAAGATCAGCTCACGTCACAGCTCAAGCAGCTTTCCAGTTCGTCAAGCAGTTCCTCCTAACCTGCATGAAACAACAATAAGGTCAGCCAAAGAACACCGCCATAAGGACACACTATGAACAAAGCGGCGCAAGCATATTTTCAGACCAAGGTCGGCACCACGGATCAGGGGCAACTTTTGCTCATGCTCTATGACGGCGCACTCACATTCATACAGCAGGCGCGCACAAAAATGATTGCCAATGACTATGCGGGAAAGGGCATCCTTATCTCCAAGGTCATCGACATAATCAATGAGCTTTCCGCTTCTTTGAACATGGACAAGGGCGGCAGCCTGGCTGTGAACCTGAACAACCTGTACCTGCTCTGCACGGCCCGTTTGCTGCGCGCCAACCTGAAAATGGATATGGATTCACTCAACAGTGTGGAATCTATCCTTTCGGGCCTGCGCGGCGCCTATGCCCAGATTATTGAAACCCCAGAGGCCCGTCAGGCGAGTAACGATATCGCCACCCGCCTGCAACCCATGGGAACAATGACCAGATCCGCGCAGCCCATCATACCGTCAACAGTTACCGCCGTGCCGCGCTCCCACGCTCAGGCTGCCTATGGCCGTAGCGCCATGCGCCCCGCAGCCCCGGCGGCGGAGGCTCCCCGCCAGACGGGCGATGCCCAGCGCGCGCATGTGCAGTCTTTTGATCAGGCCGCGCCGCAGGCGGCAGCGGCACAGCCGCGCCTGCCCGGCGCTTACGGCAAACCCTAGCATACCAAAGCCTTGCCCTGAACAGGGAGGCGGATAGCAGCATTACGCAAAAAGCGGCGGCGGCACATATGTGCCGCCGCTTTTTGCGTAACCAGATTGAAAGACAAAAAAAACATCTTCCTATGCCCCAATAAAAAACTGGCGTTACAAGCTTGAATCGCCGAAAATGCTTCGCACGGATTTCTGCAAGGCGCGGACTACGATCTTTCGCAGACAAACTTACGGCGGAACGGAACGCCAGTTCCAAAGAGACCGCATATATCGGGAGAACCGGCAACATGCCAGAAGGATTGCGACTTACAAAAAATTCAGATGCGGCTATTATTGTCTTGCATGAAATATATGGCATTAATCCATTTATGCACGCTGTTTGCCAAAAATATCATTCACTGGGCTATGATGCATACTGCCCAAATCTTCTGGGCAGATCTGAATATTTTCCCTACGACAGACAGGATATCGCCTACGCTCATTTCATCAAGCATGGAGGATTTGACAGGAACAGCCTTGTTACAGACCTGTGTGAAAGCATACGCCGAGAATATAAGCAAATTTTTCTACTGGGGTTCAGCGTAGGGGCGACCCTTGCCTGGATATCTTCCGCCAGCGGGATATTTGATGGAGCCGTATGTCATTACGGCTCTCGTATCAGAGACCACCTGCAACTTACCCCGTCTTGTCCCGTTTTGCTTCTCTTCGCCGGTCAGGAGGCGTCTTTTTCGCCGGAGAGCATATTGCCCTCACTTTCTGCCATCCCAAATGTGCGCGGCGAGATATTTAATGCAAGGCATGGCTTTTGCGACCCTTTCTCACCAAACTACAATGCCCCCGCCGCCATGAAGGCGGAAAAACTCGCGCAGAATTTTTTGCTGGAAAAATCAGGAACAACAAAAGAAGCCGCAGCCAAACATGAATAAAGGCATACCGGCTCTGGGAAACGATCATCATCCTCTTTGACAGGCCTTTCCCGAGAAGATATCCTCCCCAAGATTATAACGCCGCTATCCGCTCCACAATCTATCCATATTTTACATTACTGCGAAACAAGCGCCATGGTGAAATCCAAAGAGTCTTCTGTTCACTGCAAAAACACATATCTCAAATTATTTGATATGTTTGACAAAGCAGGCGTCCCGCCAGAAACGCGCTGGCGTTCCCTGCTGCTTTTTTTCAGGGAAATGAAGGACTACCATTTTCTTGATGAAGAACAAAAAATTGCCATTCTCGAGCAGATGGAAGAACTGTTAAAAAACAGACACTACTCTGATGAACAGCTTGTTTCCACAATCCGCAAATGCAGCGAAATTTTCAGCAAGCCAATTGTGAATCAGCTCGACAGTATGGTTCACGAAACGTCTTCCATCATAGACCAGTTCTTCAGCAAGCTGTCTTCGCGCTACGGCGACATTGCCCACCTTGAGAAAGAAAGCCTTTCCATTGTGGCGGAAAACGGCGATAGCACCGTCATGCTTGAAAAGCTGCAATCAGCCTTTCACAGGGTCAAAGTTCTTTTTGAGGAAGACATCTGCAACCTTGAAAACCTCGCCTTCATTGACCCCCTGACTCAGGTTGCCAACCGCCTGAGCCTTGATCTTTTTATCAAAAATTCTACGGCCCGGTGGCACGAAGAAGGGCAACCCCTTGCCCTGGCCCTCTTTGATATCGACCACTTCAAAACCTTTAACGACACCTACGGTCACCTTATCGGCGATCAGGTGCTTAAGGTTGTTGGCTCGCACCTCCGTAGGGCGCGCGAAGAAATTGATACAGAGACAGATGCCCTTGCAGCGCGCTTTGGCGGCGATGAGTTTGCCCTTGTGGCCTCCGGGGCCAACGCGTATATGTTGCCCGAAATCATCAGCCGTTTTTGCAGGGCCATCAAAAATTTCAACCTGCTCATCCGCGATACGGAAGGCAATGTTGAAAAAAACAACCTGCACATTACCGTCAGCGCTGGCATAGCGTTGCTGGATGCCAAAGCGCCGCGAATCCAAACGGCAGAGCAGCTTTTTGACCGGGCGGACAAAGCCCTGTACCACGCCAAGCACAATGCCCGTTCACGCGCTGTGGTGTTAAAAGCCAACGATCAATACCTGATTCTGGACGAAGAAAATCACAAGGCTGTCTAGCGCCGGGGCAATGGCCCGCGCAGCTTGAGCACCATTAAAAAAGGCGGGTTTTCCCGCCTTTTTAATGGTGCCAGAAAAATCAGCCGCATGCCCGCCAGTAAAGGTCCTAACCCCTTGCTCCCCCATTTTTTACAGCCCAGCCGCCTCTGGCTCGCTGAAAGCAGAAATTTACCGCCACGGCGGCAAGGCAAGCTGTCAAAAACGCCCCCGCCATATCCAGCGGATAATGCACCCCCACAAAAATCCTGGCCCAGGCCGTAGCACCCCCCAGCAGCATGACAAACAGCGCAATGCCACGCGAACCCTTTTGCAAGAGCAGCGCAAACGCCATCGAAAACAAAAAAGTAGCGTGCAAACTGGGAAAGGACGATGTGGGGTCGTGGGCAATCAGCATTCGCCCAAGCCCCAATACAAAGGGGCGGGGATTACAGTGAAACATTCGGATCAGGCAGGCTGAACCCATGGACACCGCCACGGTCAAAACCACGCGTAACGCCAGAGCAACGGCAACCCCGCGTGGCTTTTGCCGCACAACAGCCAGCAGAGCAAGCAGCATGGCGATGCCGACAGGCCACTCAGCCAGCATGGTCCCGGCCCACACTGCAAAGGGAGAGGCCGCGTCGCTGGCGTTAACAGCAAGAAAAATCTGATGATTCAGTGACATCATGCTCTATACCGGGATACAACAGATCAGAAAAAATCCGCATTATGCGCGCTGAAGCGTGTTGTCAAAAAATCCTTGAACACGGCTACAGATGAGGCCGCAGTGTTGCTCCAGGCAAAATCCTGAAAAACAAAATGTCCGCAATACGGCAGCATGAGCAGGGAGGCACCCGGGATCAGTTTTTTCATGTCCACAAGCTGCTCTGGCAAAACGATATCCCGGTCGCCGCCCACAATAAGCGTTGGCGTTTGAAGGGCTTGCAAAATTTCAACTTCAACAACGCAATCCCTGCTCCACAACTCTTTTGTCTTACTGATAAAACTCTCAAGCATTGGAGCAGGGTTCAGCTCGGCATACTGCTGCGCAACTTCCGGCATATGCTCCTGAACAAAATCCACAGACAAAGCCTCAACCGTTTCCAGCCAGCCTTGCGACATCCCCGACACGCCAAGATAATTGGCCGATATGGCAATGAGGTTCTTTACCTTGTCTGGCAGGCAGTTTGCCATATGCAAGCCGAGGTTTGCCCCATCGCTGTAGCCAACAATGTGAAAAGGCGGCAGATCAAGCGCCTGTGTGAAAGAGATCAGTTCATCCGCCATCAGGGCATACTCAAACGGAGCTTCGGTATCCGCGGTTCTGCCGTGCCCGCGCCTATCAACAGCAATCACGCGGAAATCCTTTGCCAGTTCTGCCAGCAGGGTTTCGTAATTTTCGCAGGTATCCAGCCCGCCGTGCAAAAAGAGAAGAGGCTCCCCCTGCCCTTCTGTTGTATAAAACCAGTTGATTCCATCTGTTGGTATCTGCATTGCTTGCGCTCCAGCATCTGATGTATTTGTTATATTGGCTTGTTGCGATGGTTTATCAACTTTAGAGCGTTGCCGTTAATGCCCAGAGCATACAAACAAAAAGAGCCGGGGTAGACCATACTCCGGCTCTTTTTACAAATATCAGAGTTTGCTTTTCAGGTCACTGCACGCCCTTGCCATTAAGAAATGGGCCGTAGCGTTTATCCGTTCCCATGATATGGCCCACGAGCCACTCTTTCAAAAAACGCATGATTTCCATGGTGACCTTGGCGCGACCATTTTTAAGTTCCTGCTCAAAGGCCAGAACTTTTTCTACCAGATCACGGTGCGCTTTTTTGTGTGCAGGCGCTTCTGCGTAGCCATAGCGGTCAAAAAGCTCTTCTTCCGTGGCAAAATGCTTTACCGTGTATTGCTTCAACCTGTCCAGCACGCCTGCCAGCACCTCTTCTGAGCGGCGTTGCCGCATGGCGGAATTAAGCTCATTGATAAGGGCCACAAGCGCCTTGTGCTGCTCGTCAATCTTTGCAATTCCCACAGAAAGATCGTTTGTCCAGCATATAAGCTGATCGGAATCTACAACGCCGCCAAGATTTCCTTGCCCCATGGCGCTGACGATGGCGTCCAGTTCTTCTGCCTGACCAGATATTTCCACGAGCACACGGATGGAATTATTGACGTGCTCCGCCGTTTCTTTTGCAATGGTGTTGACTTCAGCCGCACCTCTGCGAACATCTTCACTCGCTGCGGTCTGTGCCTGACTGGACGCCGCGATGGCAGAAACTTCGTTGGCGGCCTGCTGAACAAATCCCGCAATCCTGTCCACATCTTCGGCGGCCTGTTCTGCGGCGCTAGCGCTTGTAACAATATCTTGTGCGGCGGCATCTACAGCCTGAACATTTTCGCGCGCCTTGGCCTGAATATTTCTCAATGACTCGCCGACCTCGCTGGTGGCCTTCATTGTCTTTTCCGCAAGCTTCCGCACTTCGTCGGCGACCACGGCGAATCCGCGGCCGGCTTCGCCTGCCCTGGCGGCCTCAATGGCGGCGTTCAGGGCCAACAGGTTTGTTTGATCCGCGATGTCGGAAATAACTCCAAGCACAGCTCCAATGCCCTCGGCCTGTTGCCCAAGATTGGCCATGGTTTCCTTGAGCAGCAGAATGCGCTCTTTAACCTGATCAATAGAAAGAACTGCCGAGCGCACCCCTTGCGCGCCCGACACAGCCCCCTGCTGCGCCAAAGCAGCGTCATCCGCAGCTTTAACGGTATTGAGCGCTATACTCTGAATGGCGGAATTAATCTGTTCTATGGCCTGCGAGGCTTCCTGCATTCTCTCCCGCTGATGCACCACATCGCGGTCCACATTCTCCATGTTTTGACCAAGTTCGCGGATACCGGAAAAAATACTCGAGGATGCAGTGGCTGCTTTTTGCGAGGCGGTGCGCATGTCATTGAGCAGTTGCCGCACCTGCGCTTCCGCAGCGCGGCTTTCCTGCAATGCAAGCTCGCTGTCTGCCGCGAGCCGGTGCGCTTCGTCGCCTTTATGCCGGGCATCTTTAAGCGCCTGATCCAGCGAGGCAACCATAGTGCAAATACTTTCGCGCAGGTCTGAATATTCTTTGGGCATGGAACACGCTGGGTATGCTGCGGGGCGGCCACTGGCGATCTCTTGTGCGTAATTACGTATGCTGCGTAAAGGAAGTATCAGCTGCCTATAGACCGTCCATATTAAAAAAAGACCAGCCGTGGCCGCCAATAAAAATAATGCGCCGTGTATTAT
This portion of the Desulfovibrio desulfuricans genome encodes:
- a CDS encoding bacteriohemerythrin codes for the protein MPKEYSDLRESICTMVASLDQALKDARHKGDEAHRLAADSELALQESRAAEAQVRQLLNDMRTASQKAATASSSIFSGIRELGQNMENVDRDVVHQRERMQEASQAIEQINSAIQSIALNTVKAADDAALAQQGAVSGAQGVRSAVLSIDQVKERILLLKETMANLGQQAEGIGAVLGVISDIADQTNLLALNAAIEAARAGEAGRGFAVVADEVRKLAEKTMKATSEVGESLRNIQAKARENVQAVDAAAQDIVTSASAAEQAAEDVDRIAGFVQQAANEVSAIAASSQAQTAASEDVRRGAAEVNTIAKETAEHVNNSIRVLVEISGQAEELDAIVSAMGQGNLGGVVDSDQLICWTNDLSVGIAKIDEQHKALVALINELNSAMRQRRSEEVLAGVLDRLKQYTVKHFATEEELFDRYGYAEAPAHKKAHRDLVEKVLAFEQELKNGRAKVTMEIMRFLKEWLVGHIMGTDKRYGPFLNGKGVQ
- the rdgB gene encoding RdgB/HAM1 family non-canonical purine NTP pyrophosphatase; its protein translation is MAHSKTLRIVLATQNAGKVRELADPLTEFGVEVLGLSSFPEIGDIEETGTTFEENALIKARAVAALTGLVSVADDSGLEVDALNGAPGVYSARYSDDWESLPGESRDARNIRKLLHSMAAVPADKRACRFVSCMAAAKPNGDEMVVRGTWEGTLLESPHGDNGFGYDPIFFDPSARKSAAELTRDEKNARSHRGNALRALLARWAEFMH
- the fliS gene encoding flagellar export chaperone FliS produces the protein MNKAAQAYFQTKVGTTDQGQLLLMLYDGALTFIQQARTKMIANDYAGKGILISKVIDIINELSASLNMDKGGSLAVNLNNLYLLCTARLLRANLKMDMDSLNSVESILSGLRGAYAQIIETPEARQASNDIATRLQPMGTMTRSAQPIIPSTVTAVPRSHAQAAYGRSAMRPAAPAAEAPRQTGDAQRAHVQSFDQAAPQAAAAQPRLPGAYGKP
- the fliD gene encoding flagellar filament capping protein FliD, producing MASTISGSNAISNLSGSDTDFDTVLANLKKVESTQLNRLTAWKSDWKLRYDAFDKVIEQVSTASNVLATLANKNSFVTKNVTSSNSNIISAVASASADDVQHTINVSQVASNAIWANTGHVFSSKTDIINTSGTSQTFSYRYAGKEYSMAVPANTTLDSFVSMVNNSSDNPGIKVSIVQASSGYVFQVAGKSTGAANDLVIHSSGLVGMSASGASSTWSTNNVLDMGSTLTNPTKYAYDLIMEDGNTFSVKINGDKTNQDLATAINAQVGRSIASIDGSGNLQLADVKAMYRRDTSTQTSFSTPVTKFSMGSTPTTTKLTGALTVDLNINDGVTTGTRTLTIAAGTTMKDAALQIAQASGASSAEMTYNNATGGWELNLSNVNGATLSFADSASDSGKMTSTVVADQTKLGTKVVGDSGSQSFTASTAITFDSAKLSQKLGGTSADGTKNFTYTIVDNNGGTQSLTIKQDATYQDLLTQLQSFGGTLSGDGKTVTFANTEKFYLSAGGTGGGMDGITVKTDSTATITNMAAASTLETPPPLTYTYTANNSSTPQTFTIPGGSKMADVIAELKSKGLSGSLVSADGATTIDLQTGTLPTTGSYFLKLDNIDSLSGPGITGQVTSSSNWNIRGAANAKFTVDNWPLTMESDTNSVSNVIEGVVFTIQDKGSASITVNTDITSVEKSIQTFLDSVNSVLMTINDYTKFDPNKDVTTNDPKNKTSSNYSTSQLTTEKGGLLQGNYGVQLFKSRFTSLINSAPPGFASRTSASDVLSGDVLANLANMGIKVETDQSSSNYGLLVIAPSSGIAELQQMDKSNYEKMINSNLSDVVDFFCSSGTGTTTSSDFRYGSHIAGITKGGSYDVNYSVDAGGNITNVTVGGVAATRDTSQPGYYYSVASGDARGLSLQIDNLTPGDHSGQIRIKEGLIQTVSTFLKGELTYTDVNVSGTGTAEQTSAAIALKSKNGALMVLKNNYQSIMENIDKKITQEQERLDTWEARQKKYFANLETLLKKYNTQKDQLTSQLKQLSSSSSSSS
- a CDS encoding alpha/beta fold hydrolase; the encoded protein is MQIPTDGINWFYTTEGQGEPLLFLHGGLDTCENYETLLAELAKDFRVIAVDRRGHGRTADTEAPFEYALMADELISFTQALDLPPFHIVGYSDGANLGLHMANCLPDKVKNLIAISANYLGVSGMSQGWLETVEALSVDFVQEHMPEVAQQYAELNPAPMLESFISKTKELWSRDCVVEVEILQALQTPTLIVGGDRDIVLPEQLVDMKKLIPGASLLMLPYCGHFVFQDFAWSNTAASSVAVFKDFLTTRFSAHNADFF
- a CDS encoding dienelactone hydrolase family protein, with translation MPEGLRLTKNSDAAIIVLHEIYGINPFMHAVCQKYHSLGYDAYCPNLLGRSEYFPYDRQDIAYAHFIKHGGFDRNSLVTDLCESIRREYKQIFLLGFSVGATLAWISSASGIFDGAVCHYGSRIRDHLQLTPSCPVLLLFAGQEASFSPESILPSLSAIPNVRGEIFNARHGFCDPFSPNYNAPAAMKAEKLAQNFLLEKSGTTKEAAAKHE
- a CDS encoding GGDEF domain-containing protein; this translates as MFDKAGVPPETRWRSLLLFFREMKDYHFLDEEQKIAILEQMEELLKNRHYSDEQLVSTIRKCSEIFSKPIVNQLDSMVHETSSIIDQFFSKLSSRYGDIAHLEKESLSIVAENGDSTVMLEKLQSAFHRVKVLFEEDICNLENLAFIDPLTQVANRLSLDLFIKNSTARWHEEGQPLALALFDIDHFKTFNDTYGHLIGDQVLKVVGSHLRRAREEIDTETDALAARFGGDEFALVASGANAYMLPEIISRFCRAIKNFNLLIRDTEGNVEKNNLHITVSAGIALLDAKAPRIQTAEQLFDRADKALYHAKHNARSRAVVLKANDQYLILDEENHKAV
- a CDS encoding phosphatase PAP2 family protein, with protein sequence MMSLNHQIFLAVNASDAASPFAVWAGTMLAEWPVGIAMLLALLAVVRQKPRGVAVALALRVVLTVAVSMGSACLIRMFHCNPRPFVLGLGRMLIAHDPTSSFPSLHATFLFSMAFALLLQKGSRGIALFVMLLGGATAWARIFVGVHYPLDMAGAFLTACLAAVAVNFCFQRARGGWAVKNGGARG